One genomic segment of Humidesulfovibrio mexicanus includes these proteins:
- a CDS encoding tetratricopeptide repeat protein yields MRRKIEWYQEVLALEPGSRIFFPLAKLFVEFGQLEDAERTLRQGLDRHPDSMEARLLLIQVLTRQERYDEALEHMPAVIKPLERYPAFWSLWAQQTAEKDRDFSVFLMLVASHFTDRPVKWTDVVIEGLSSLTERLIGPLKTGARKPREHTVSAPQAQPAPDRSAAALDGAEAGYDGPAPEAGSYRTRTMAELLASQGDFGGALGIYRELWGRALDDREKTDLSSRIATLEANMAAAPAGEGGPVPPPADDPFGKHAKNRLMSTLEALAARLESRIQA; encoded by the coding sequence ATGAGAAGAAAGATTGAGTGGTATCAAGAGGTCTTGGCCCTCGAACCGGGGTCTCGCATTTTTTTCCCCCTCGCCAAGCTGTTTGTGGAGTTCGGCCAGCTTGAGGACGCCGAGCGGACGCTGCGGCAAGGGTTGGACCGCCACCCCGATTCCATGGAAGCGCGGCTTCTGCTCATCCAGGTGCTGACACGGCAGGAGCGATACGACGAGGCTCTGGAGCATATGCCCGCCGTCATCAAGCCACTTGAGCGCTATCCGGCTTTTTGGTCCCTGTGGGCGCAGCAGACTGCTGAAAAGGACCGCGATTTCTCCGTCTTCCTCATGCTGGTCGCCTCGCACTTCACTGATCGTCCCGTCAAATGGACCGATGTCGTCATCGAGGGCCTGAGTTCGCTCACCGAACGGCTTATCGGCCCCCTCAAGACCGGTGCGCGCAAACCGCGCGAGCATACAGTTTCTGCCCCACAGGCCCAGCCCGCGCCGGACCGTTCTGCCGCAGCGCTGGATGGCGCCGAAGCGGGGTACGACGGGCCCGCTCCTGAAGCGGGGAGCTACCGCACGCGCACCATGGCCGAGTTGCTCGCTTCTCAGGGCGATTTTGGCGGAGCTCTGGGCATCTACCGCGAACTTTGGGGGCGCGCCCTGGACGATCGCGAGAAGACCGACCTTTCCAGCCGCATCGCAACCCTTGAGGCAAACATGGCTGCGGCCCCGGCGGGAGAGGGCGGTCCTGTCCCACCACCCGCTGATGATCCCTTCGGAAAACACGCCAA